The DNA segment CTGCGGCGGCTTAACGGAAGGGAAGAAGATCTGCGATATGGCGGCGGTTTTTGACGCAACGGTTCAGGCCCACTGCGCAGGTTCTCCCATTTCTACGGCGGCGGCGCTTCAACTTGAAGCAGCGATCCCAAATTTCTGCATTCACGAACATCATTTCCGCAGTACTCAGCCGGCGCTGACCGTTCTGTGTAAGTATGATTATCAGCCGGAGAACGGCCGCTATGAAATTCCTAATATTCCCGGAATCGGTCAGGAACTTTCACAGCACGCGATTGATACCGCCCTAATGCATGATTGCGTTGACGAGTTCTGGAGAGGTTTGTAAAACTCAAAAGGCTCCATCTTCTTTGATTCAAAATAGTTGGATAAAAACACGCCGTTTGTTATGCTAAGTATAACAAACGGCGTAATTTTTTTATAAAAGAGCGAGAATGATTTGTTTAACCGAACTGGGAACTATTTAAAAATATTTTAGCTTGCGCTATTCCAATAAAATAACACTGGCAGCGACAAGAACAAAAGCGAAAAACGAAGCGTCACGTTTGTCGTAGCGGGTGAAAATTCTACGGAACCATTTGATTTTCTGAAAGAAACATTCGACCAAGTGCCGTTCCTTGTAAACATGCTCATCTATAAACCACGGTTCGGGATTATCGCTCTGCGGAGGGATAGTGTAACTTCCCTCCCGAGAAGTAATGTACTCTCTGATGGCTTGCGAACCGTAAGCCTTATCGCCGATGACGTTGCTCCCTCTGATTTCCGCTTGTCCGAGCAGGGACACGGCATGGCGGGAATCATGGTCATTGCCGGGACTGAACAGGAACGCCAGCGGATTGCCTAAACCATCTCTTATCGCGTGAATTTTCGTATTCTTGCCGCCTCTGGACATGCCAATCGCTTGAGCCCTTTTTTCCCCCTTCCGGGGTTTTTCCTCTCCCGTTGGCACTTTGATGTACTTTGCGGGACGTGAAATCAATAGAGAGATTTTCCATGTCGGCATCGGCGCTTAACGCAGCAAAGATCGCCTCGAATATTCCCCGCTGTTTCCACAGCCTGAAACGTGCGGAGGCTGCCTGCCATTTGCCGTAACGCTCCGGAAGTTCTCTCCATGGCGCTCCACTTCCGGCAAGCCACAGAATCCCATTGATGATCCTGCGGTTATCGTATTTTGCCGGGCGTCCACGTTGACCTGATTTCGGGTGTTCGGGCGACAGCATTCTCTTGATTCGATTCCATTCGCTGGAGGTCAGTTCATATCTTCTCTCTTCCATAAGAAAAGTTTAAGTGATTGGATCAATTTAGGCAATTTTGGCGTTTCTTTGACAAGGCCTGATCAAAGATAGGTTTTCTCTATCTTTGATATTATCTTTTTAGTATTGGACAATCAAACCTAAAAACTGTATTTTAACGCTAAAAATTAAGTATAGAGAAATTGCGTTGACTTTTATTTTTGTTTAATAACAGGAGGAGAAAACGATGAAGAAAATGAGAAAGCGTCTGTTTGCTGCGTGCCTGATGGCTGCTTCGACGTTCTCTTTGGGAGGAAATGCAGGAGCGGCGGAAAAACAGGAACTCATGATGGGAACCGCGACGACCGGCGGATTCACGTATATCTGGGGAGCCGCCGCAGCGCAGATCATTAACAAATATGTTCCTTCTGTAAATATAACCGCACAAATTACTACTGGTGGAAACGAAAACATTATCCGCATCGTTGCCGGAGAAATGCCAATGGGCGTTGTTGGAAGCAATATTATCCAATCTTTCTATGATGGCGTTCCCGGAACTAAAATTAAAGCTCATAAAAACTTAAGAACTGTCTGGGTCTCAAAGTCGACAATTTTCAGCGCGATTGTGCATAAAGATTCTCCGTATCAGTCAATCAATGATCTTGAAGGCAAGAAGGTTTCTATCGGAAACAAAGGCGGTTCGGCGTATGATTCTATTTCTGCGTTCTTGAAAGCCTTGGGAAAGGACGGCAATTATTATAAGCTCCAGTTCCTGACGATGAACGAGAGTCTTGACGCGATGAGAACGCATAATATTGACGGATTCTTCACAAATACTTCCGATCCTCATACCGCTATGACTGAAGTTTTCAATATGCCCGGCGGAGCCCGTTTCCTTGATTTTGAACCCGAAGTCATTGATACCCTTTTAAAGGCGATTCCGTATCTGAGGCCCGCAGTTCGCCCTGCCGGAACGTATAAAGGCCAGACAAAAGATCTTCGCAGCGTGGGTAGCCCGTATGTGCTTGTCGTTACTGAAGATTTTCCCGAGGATCTTGCTTATCAGATCGCGAAAGTCCTTGATGGGAACTATGACGAATGGGTTAATATCGCTGCTAACGTAAAAGGCTCCACTCTTGAAGCGACTGTTAAGAATGCCTATGCACCGCTTCACCCCGGCGTTGTGAAATACGCTAAAGAGAAGGGTCTGCTGAAGTAAGGCATTATTGAAAGAATGAGAGGGGGAGAAAAATGAAATCCTTCAAGAAAATGGCCGCAGTCTTAGGCATCGCGCTTACCGCTGCCTCTTCGGCGAACGCAATGGAATTTAAAGGATCGAAGAATATTCCCGTGGTTAATGGCGTTGCCGAAATCATGATGGGGGCAACAACTACCGGCGGATGGACGTACATGTACGTGTCGTCAGCCGCAAAGTTGATCAGCGATAAAAATCCCAATATCAACGTGACGCCGCAGATTACTACGGGCGGCGGCGAAAATCTGGTTCGCGTTGCAGCCGGAGAATTGCCGGTTGGTGTTGCATCAGCGGCATACATTGATAAGTACTATCATGGCTCAGGAGAAATCAAGCCTTGCCCCCAACTGCGTACATTATATGGTTCTCCCAACAGCACATTAAGCGTTATCGTCGCTGCCGGATCGCCCTATAAAACGATTGAGGACCTGAAAGGCAAAAAAGTCTCTATCTGCAATAAGGGCAATTCAGGTCAGCTTTTGGTTGCCGATCTGCTTAAAGCGATGGGGCGCGATAACGGATATTACAATCTCCAATATTTAACCCCTTCCGAGAGCATGGATGCTTTAAAAACAGGCAATATTAACTCTCTTTGGATTTGCGCGTGCGATCCGCACGTCGCTGTGACTGAAATTTTTGCCATGCGCGGCGGCGCTCGGTTTATTGAATTCAGTCAGGAACAAAAGGAACTTTTCCTGAAAACTGATTCATACCTTTCGCCTGCCGTTCGTCCTGCAGGAACTTATATTGGCCAGACGGAAGATTATCACAGCATCGGCAGTCCGTATGCGTTGGTCGTTACC comes from the Pyramidobacter piscolens W5455 genome and includes:
- a CDS encoding enolase C-terminal domain-like protein, with product MQVASGEHIFCTWGFYNFFKQDAVQLIQPDICNCGGLTEGKKICDMAAVFDATVQAHCAGSPISTAAALQLEAAIPNFCIHEHHFRSTQPALTVLCKYDYQPENGRYEIPNIPGIGQELSQHAIDTALMHDCVDEFWRGL
- a CDS encoding IS5 family transposase (programmed frameshift), with amino-acid sequence MEERRYELTSSEWNRIKRMLSPEHPKSGQRGRPAKYDNRRIINGILWLAGSGAPWRELPERYGKWQAASARFRLWKQRGIFEAIFAALSADADMENLSIDFTSRKVHQSATGEEKPRKGEKRAQAIGMSRGGKNTKIHAIRDGLGNPLAFLFSPGNDHDSRHAVSLLGQAEIRGSNVIGDKAYGSQAIREYITSREGSYTIPPQSDNPEPWFIDEHVYKERHLVECFFQKIKWFRRIFTRYDKRDASFFAFVLVAASVILLE
- a CDS encoding TAXI family TRAP transporter solute-binding subunit; its protein translation is MKKMRKRLFAACLMAASTFSLGGNAGAAEKQELMMGTATTGGFTYIWGAAAAQIINKYVPSVNITAQITTGGNENIIRIVAGEMPMGVVGSNIIQSFYDGVPGTKIKAHKNLRTVWVSKSTIFSAIVHKDSPYQSINDLEGKKVSIGNKGGSAYDSISAFLKALGKDGNYYKLQFLTMNESLDAMRTHNIDGFFTNTSDPHTAMTEVFNMPGGARFLDFEPEVIDTLLKAIPYLRPAVRPAGTYKGQTKDLRSVGSPYVLVVTEDFPEDLAYQIAKVLDGNYDEWVNIAANVKGSTLEATVKNAYAPLHPGVVKYAKEKGLLK
- a CDS encoding TAXI family TRAP transporter solute-binding subunit, translated to MKSFKKMAAVLGIALTAASSANAMEFKGSKNIPVVNGVAEIMMGATTTGGWTYMYVSSAAKLISDKNPNINVTPQITTGGGENLVRVAAGELPVGVASAAYIDKYYHGSGEIKPCPQLRTLYGSPNSTLSVIVAAGSPYKTIEDLKGKKVSICNKGNSGQLLVADLLKAMGRDNGYYNLQYLTPSESMDALKTGNINSLWICACDPHVAVTEIFAMRGGARFIEFSQEQKELFLKTDSYLSPAVRPAGTYIGQTEDYHSIGSPYALVVTEDFPEEVAYEIAKTLDENYNEWTTIFAGVKGATARNTIDTQIAPLHPGTERYFREKGYIK